From one Rosa rugosa chromosome 4, drRosRugo1.1, whole genome shotgun sequence genomic stretch:
- the LOC133744731 gene encoding uncharacterized protein LOC133744731, with protein sequence MEEALKVEYLAEEDPRSLWVALEERFNHQRAIYLPEARHDWQNIRFQDFKTVNEYNSEICRIRSLLKFCGEELTEADLLEKTFSTFPPSCMVLQQQYRERNFARFSELITILLLAEKNNNLLLRNDQARPTGTRAIPLPEANIIAHHENNRGRRNRGRGRGRRSERPRHGRRNGPRNGPYDRDHPGNGPRGRGGRGQGPRGGNRNAQVRQAQIRENPGPARRPQNQHNLCYRCGGTDHWSRTCRATDEEIGEYHARRGTQEANLVEESVPMDTTLEITDFQAAMDTTLEITDFPMDTTLEITDFQAANGYIED encoded by the coding sequence ATGGAAGAAGCACTCAAGGTGGAATATTTAGCTGAAGAGGACCCACGatctctttgggtcgctctagaagagcgatTCAACCATCAAAGAGCCATCTACTTGCCGGAAGCAAGACACGATTGGCAGAACATACGCTTCCAGGATTTCAAGACTGTCAATGAGTATAACTCTGAAATCTGCCGGATTCGGTCACTCCTAAAATTCTGTGGAGAAGAGCTCACAGAAGCTGACCTACTGGAGAAAACTTTCTCCACCTTCCCTCCTTCCTGTATGGTCCTGCAGCAACAATACAGGGAAAGAAACTTTGCTAGATTCTCTGAATTAATCACCATCCTGTTGCTCGCTGAAAAGAACAACAACCTACTTTTGAGGAATGATCAAGCAAGGCCCACCGGTACTAGAGCAATTCCTTTGCCTGAAGCAAATATTATTGCCCATCACGAAAATAATCGTGGAAGGAGGAACCGGGGCCGTGGAAGGGGAAGAAGGTCTGAACGTCCAAGGCATGGACGAAGAAATGGACCCAGAAATGGCCCATATGACCGCGACCACCCAGGCAATGGCCCAAGGGGTCGAGGAGGACGTggacaaggcccacgtggtggaAACCGAAATGCCCAAGTCCGACAGGCTCAAATTAGAGAGAACCCTGGTCCGGCCCGTCGCCCTCAAAATCAGCATAATCTATGTTATAGATGTGGAGGCACTGACcattggtcccgcacctgtcgtGCAACAGATGAAGAGATAGGAGAGTATCACGCCAGACGCGGAACTCAAGAGGCCAACCTTGTGGAAGAGTCAGTCCCTATGGATACCACCTTGGAGATTACTGATTTCCAAGCAGCTATGGATACCACCTTGGAGATTACTGATTTCCCTATGGATACCACCTTGGAAATTACTGATTTCCAAGCAGCTAATGGATACATCGAGGATTGA
- the LOC133707258 gene encoding glycine-rich cell wall structural protein 1.8-like produces the protein MASQRVQSLVFFVLLGLGICSAARTLLTYETYPAIGHGGGGGSGYGGGGAGGAGGGGGGAGSGGGYGAVGEHGAAGYGGGSGGGEGGGAAYGGAGGHAGGGGGGGGSGGGGAYGTGGAYGAGGAEGYGSGGGQGGGAGYGGAGGAGGGGGGSGGGGGAAYGGEHGIGYGGGEGGGAGGGYGAGGEHGAGYGGGGGHGGGGGYGAGGASGGGYGGGGGAGGGAGGAAGGYAGGGGGGAGSGGGGGAHGGAYGGGGGSGEGGGHGGYIP, from the coding sequence ATGGCTTCTCAAAGAGTTCAGAGTCTTGTTTTCTTCGTGTTATTAGGTCTAGGCATATGCTCTGCAGCAAGAACACTCCTGACTTATGAAACGTACCCTGCTATCGGCCATGGTGGAGGGGGTGGATCCGGGTATGGAGGTGGTGGTGCTGGAGGTGCTGGTGGTGGCGGAGGAGGTGCAGGCAGTGGAGGTGGTTATGGCGCTGTAGGTGAACATGGTGCTGCTGGCTATGGAGGCGGTAGTGGTGGTGGAGAAGGCGGTGGTGCTGCGTATGGAGGAGCTGGTGGACATGCtggtggtggaggaggtggcggtGGAAGTGGCGGTGGCGGTGCATATGGCACTGGAGGGGCTTATGGTGCTGGCGGTGCTGAAGGTTATGGAAGCGGTGGTGGTCAAGGAGGAGGTGCCGGGTATGGTGGAGCTGGTGGAGCTGGTGGAGGCGGTGGTGgttctggtggtggcggcgGAGCTGCATATGGAGGAGAGCACGGCATTGGTTATGGAGGTGGAGAAGGTGGTGGTGCCGGTGGAGGCTATGGTGCTGGCGGTGAGCATGGTGCCGGATATGGAGGTGGTGGGGGTCACGGTGGTGGCGGAGGTTACGGTGCTGGAGGAGCAAGTGGAGGTGGATATGGAGGTGGCGGAGGAGCTGGAGGTGGAGCCGGAGGAGCTGCCGGTGGGTATGCTGGTGGTGGGGGCGGAGGCGCTGGaagcggtggtggtggtggtgcacATGGAGGTGCATatggaggaggtggcgggagCGGTGAGGGTGGTGGTCATGGTGGTTATATTCCTTGA
- the LOC133744733 gene encoding PKS-NRPS hybrid synthetase cheA-like: MDGLDPVLVGVHVLPLRPHRTRRDGAVGSHGGGSSGAVDHEIEILRKIEMYVKFDFIVELFDQQHGDTFIPDSRVEVDDVLDHTNQFTTDKIFKSKAELIEWTRSEGTRNNFVIVIRRSDSGKIGNKKKRPKIRFCCERNGQYKAYKSLKSDINTQESDEDSRKEKRPRLTGTKKCGCPFSLRGINIENGDEWKLEVVCGVHNHAASEYLHGHSFAGRLSEKENSLLMDMSTSLMRPKEILTAIKRRNPKNVTAMKTIYNARQRHRTKIRAGRTQMQQLLSNLFEHKYIEHHRSDGDKVMDLFWCHPYNIEILRTFPHVLIMDCTYKTNRYRFPLLEIVGITSTNKTFNVAFAYISKEKEDNYTWALTRLKTLLDDKCAPSMMVTDRELALMNSISNVFPNTRHVLCCWHINKQVLTHCKKLFATKEGWDTFNNDWQSVVNSNSEDEYSNNLKLLESKFSTFSGAINYLKTTWLNSYKDRFVAAWIDTCMHLGTTTSNRVESAHSKLKRQLASSQLDFSTSWDYIHSLMELHHTEIKASFEKSRCFVQHQFKHAYLKELIGNVSITALNKIVRESHRVDAVGVNVVSCGCAIRRTHQLPCAHEIAEYRNSHQPIPIDAIHSHWRRLSVGNFVEEIDPQEKVMVRPRLTQLQKWLEEQDDETKRQVSLKIDELINPSCTMLQESNEKIKTKGRPSKIDSSTRRLPSAFEIAEAFSVHGSQSQVPLEKVVHASPSIVLPSTKSNKHPEKNQPICVTQSTSPFELTQKYTVQFVFGMRPYILGSFDVEFDGNCGYRVVASAMGFGRSFWRRVRIDLMNELKSMPHLYMKLYGSESSVENIKQRLNHSGSTAPRRKWMCITEMGHLIATCYGVVVINLFDKQCLTFLPLTEHITGRFQNQELPEIGIGFVNGDHFVQVSLQAGCPLPPIPPNWYPHANDKARSLYNRYKDRLHQYTQIPHPERVTAISEIITLETDETMFE, encoded by the exons ATGGACGGCCTTGATCCAGTCCTTGTTGGTGTACATGTCCTTCCTCTTCGGCCCCATCGTACTCGTCGAGACGGCGCCGTTGGCAGCCACGGCGGCGGAAGCTCCGGTGCTGTTGATCATGAAATTGAGATTCTCAGGAAGATTGAGATGTATGTGAAATTTGATTTTATTGTggaattattt GATCAACAACATGGTGATACCTTTATTCCAGATAGCAGGGTTGAAGTGGATGATGTATTAGATCATACCAATCAATTTACAACTGATAAG ATATTCAAAAGTAAAGCTGAGTTGATTGAATGGACTCGTTCAGAAGGAACGAGAAACAATTTTGTGATTGTTATCCGAAGGTCTGATTCTGGAAAAATTGGCAATAAGAAGAAGAGACCTAAAATAAGATTTTGTTGTGAGAGGAATGGTCAGTATAAAGCATATAAGTCTTTGAAGTCTGATATAAATACACAAGAATCTGATGAAGATAGTCGAAAAGAAAAGCGTCCGAGGCTTACTGGTACAAAGAAATGTGGATGTCCATTTTCATTAAGAGGCATCAATATTGAAAATGGAGACGAATGGAAGTTAGAGGTGGTTTGTGGAGTGCATAATCATGCTGCTTCAGAATACCTTCATGGGCACTCATTCGCAGGTCGATtgtcagaaaaagaaaattcattgttGATGGATATGTCCACAAGTTTAATGAGGCCTAAAGAGATTTTGACAGCCATCAAGAGAAGAAATCCGAAGAATGTGACAGCAATGAAGACAATATATAATGCCAGACAACGGCATAGGACAAAAATTAGGGCTGGGAGAACACAAATGCAGCAACTGCTAAGTAACTTGTTTGAGCACAAGTATATTGAGCATCATAGAAGTGATGGTGATAAAGTAATGGATTTGTTTTGGTGTCACCCTTACAACATTGAGATTTTACGTACATTTCCACATGTACTTATCATGGACTGCACTTACAAAACAAATAGATATCGCTTTCCACTTCTGGAGATTGTTGGGATCACGTCCACTAACAAGACCTTCAACGTTGCATTTGCTTACAtatcaaaagagaaagaagacaaCTATACATGGGCCTTAACTAGATTGAAGACTCTTTTAGATGACAAATGTGCTCCAAGTATGATGGTTACAGATCGAGAATTGGCACTGATGAATTCTATAAGTAATGTATTCCCGAATACACGACACGTATTATGTTGTTGGCACATCAACAAGCAAGTGTTAACTCATTGCAAGAAATTATTCGCAACAAAAGAAGGATGGGATACATTTAATAATGATTGGCAGTCCGTGGTGAATTCAAATTCTGAAGATGAGTACTCGAACAATTTAAAATTACTTGAATCAAAATTTAGCACATTTTCTGGGGCCATCAATTATTTGAAAACCACTTGGTTAAACAGCTATAAAGACAGATTTGTGGCTGCATGGATAGATACTTGTATGCATCTTGGTACCACTACATCAAACAG GGTGGAAAGTGCACATTCAAAACTTAAGCGACAACTTGCTTCTAGCCAACTTGACTTCAGCACATCATGGGATTATATTCACTCTTTGATGGAGTTGCATCACACTGAAATTAAGGCATCCTTTGAAAAAAGCCGATGTTTCGTCCAACATCAATTTAAGCATGCATACTTGAAAGAATTGATCGGTAATGTATCTATTACTGCTCTAAACAAAATTGTACGTGAATCACATAG GGTTGATGCAGTTGGAGTTAATGTTGTATCATGTGGTTGTGCCATTCGCCGCACGCACCAATTACCATGTGCACATGAGATTGCCGAATATCGAAATTCCCATCAGCCTATCCCAATTGATGCTATCCATTCTCATTGGAGACGGTTAAGTGTAGGTAATTTTGTGGAGGAAATTGATCCCCAAGAAAAAGTTATGGTAAGACCACGTTTGACACAATTACAAAAATGGCTGGAAGAACAAGATGATGAAACCAAGAGACAAGTTTCGCTGAAGATTGACGAGCTTATAAATCCAAGTTGCACAATGCTTCAAGAATCAAATGAGAAGATTAAAACCAAAGGGCGTCCTTCTAAGATTGACAGTAGCACTCGTCGTCTACCATCTGCTTTTGAGATTGCCGAGGCTTTTTCCGTACATGGTAGTCAGTCACAAGTACCACTTGAAAAGGTTGTTCATGCATCTCCTAGTATTGTGTTGCCTTCTACGAAATCAAATAAGCATCCAGAGAAAAATCAG CCTATCTGCGTGACTCAAAGCACTTCACCATTTGAGCTAACACAAAAATATACGGTGCAATTCGTTTTCGGTATGAGGCCTTACATTCTAGGTTCATTTGATGTTGAGTTTGATGGTAATTGTGGTTATAGAGTTGTAGCATCAGCTATGGGATTTGGTAGGAGTTTTTGGCGAAGAGTTCGAATAGACCTAATGAATGAGCTAAAAAGTATGCCCCACTTGTACATGAAACTATATGGTAGCGAAAGTAGTGTAGAGAATATCAAACAGAGACTAAACCATTCTGGATCTACTGCACCACGTAGAAAATGGATGTGTATAACAGAGATGGGGCATTTGATCGCTACTTGCTATGGAGTTGTTGTGATAAACTTATTTGATAAACAGTGCCTTACCTTTCTTCCTTTGACTGAACACATTACTGGACGATTTCAGAACCAAGAATTGCCTGaaattggaattggttttgttaacGGAGACCACTTTGTGCAG GTGTCTTTGCAAGCGGGATGCCCATTACCACCAATCCCACCAAATTGGTACCCCCATGCTAATGATAAAGCAAGATCATTATACAATAGATACAAGGATCGTCTGCATCAATATACCCAAATACCCCATCCAGAAAGAGTTACTGCTATTTCCGAAATTATAACTCTTGAGACTGATGAGACTATgtttgaatga